In the Victivallis sp. Marseille-Q1083 genome, one interval contains:
- a CDS encoding VWA domain-containing protein produces the protein MIFGEALFLLAAFPLLALMIWNPLPSRTLTTLRVILYTLIVLALADLSVRLPDRQGVVVVVADRSSSMTPAQLQEQADAVKLIERRQSGGNRLGVVAFANGNVVEKLPEAGVFEDFKSILDRDQTNLKAAVQSALALIPQDSSGRLLVLSDGNWTGADPSGLFALAAARNIPVDFRRQVRMQQGDLAILEVDAPGEVAVDEYFTVGLHLSAPQKMAVKYTLLRNEQVITSGELELEEGSSRFYFKDRIAGPQVARYRFEIDGGEVPDMRPENNQARFLVRAAGQRPLLLITDSEASGLAGVLRKSGLDVVVRRPQQLTFQVAELASYAGIIIENVMADAIGRSGLQNIAEMVRNGNCGLWMTGGQHSFALGGYFKSPLEEVLPVSMELRREHRKMSLAVAVALDRSGSMAASVGDGKTKMDLANLATVEVLDMLSPLDEIAVFAVDTEPHEVVPLLPVSVVGSLRQKILDIQSMGGGIFVYTGLLEAIKTVSGANSGTRHIILFADAADAEEPGNYQELLFQCTQAGMTVSVIGLGKDTDSDAAFLQDVAARGGGRCFFTDRADELPRLFALDTIVVARNTFVEEPTAVKLTGAIRTLRPAGFGESFSVDGYNLCYLRPGAQLGIVTEDSYQAPILAWWQVGLGRAAAFTGEVDGKYSASFVQWPAAGELLTSVADYIADYRSGGLPDNMLLTQRTEGGVQHIRLLLDPERHSDSFRKLPEVVVMRGDGERPVSSSRLTMQWLDPDTLAVDVPLSGRETTLATVLIENVPPQTLPPVILPYSPEYRPLDKADFKASLESLCRLTGGIERLDLDRIWDDLPSRGRVRSWRSWLLAAAILVLLLEVLERRLGVFGMLHHWWKRSKAAVTPKTPAPRRDPEQSGTEMSAMLKQAHRRHKILAKREAKVPPAKKTPASEPEARKTVPPAAGKENALLDAMKKVKKSGK, from the coding sequence ATGATATTCGGCGAAGCGTTATTTTTACTGGCCGCTTTTCCGCTGCTGGCATTGATGATTTGGAATCCGTTGCCCAGCCGGACGCTGACGACATTGCGGGTGATTTTGTATACTTTGATCGTACTGGCGCTGGCCGATTTGTCGGTGCGGCTGCCGGACCGGCAGGGGGTGGTCGTGGTCGTCGCCGACCGCAGCAGCTCGATGACGCCGGCCCAGCTTCAGGAGCAGGCCGACGCGGTCAAATTGATCGAACGGCGGCAGAGCGGCGGCAACCGGCTGGGAGTGGTGGCTTTCGCCAACGGCAATGTCGTCGAAAAACTGCCGGAGGCCGGTGTTTTCGAAGATTTCAAGAGCATTCTCGACCGGGATCAGACCAATCTGAAGGCGGCGGTGCAGAGCGCTCTGGCTTTGATTCCGCAGGACAGCTCCGGCCGGCTGCTGGTGTTGTCGGACGGCAATTGGACCGGGGCCGATCCGTCCGGTTTGTTCGCTCTGGCAGCGGCCCGGAACATTCCGGTCGATTTCCGGCGGCAGGTGCGCATGCAGCAGGGGGATCTGGCGATCCTGGAGGTGGATGCGCCCGGCGAAGTCGCGGTCGATGAATATTTTACCGTCGGGCTGCATTTGAGCGCGCCGCAGAAAATGGCGGTGAAATATACGTTGTTGCGCAATGAACAGGTGATCACCAGCGGCGAACTGGAACTGGAGGAGGGCAGCAGCCGCTTTTATTTCAAAGACCGGATTGCCGGACCGCAGGTGGCGCGCTACCGTTTCGAAATCGACGGCGGCGAAGTGCCGGATATGCGGCCGGAGAACAATCAGGCGCGCTTCCTGGTGCGGGCGGCGGGACAGCGGCCGTTGTTGCTGATCACCGATTCCGAAGCGTCCGGCCTGGCGGGGGTGTTGCGGAAGAGCGGCCTGGACGTCGTCGTCCGGCGGCCGCAGCAGTTGACCTTCCAGGTTGCCGAACTGGCCTCCTACGCCGGTATCATCATCGAAAATGTCATGGCCGATGCGATCGGCCGCAGCGGCCTGCAGAATATCGCCGAGATGGTGCGCAACGGCAATTGCGGTTTGTGGATGACCGGCGGCCAGCACTCGTTTGCGTTGGGCGGCTATTTCAAGTCGCCGCTGGAGGAGGTGCTGCCGGTGTCGATGGAGCTGCGCCGGGAACACCGCAAGATGTCGCTGGCGGTGGCGGTGGCGCTGGATCGCTCCGGCAGCATGGCCGCGTCGGTCGGCGACGGCAAGACCAAAATGGATCTGGCCAATCTGGCGACGGTCGAAGTATTGGATATGCTTTCGCCGCTCGATGAAATCGCCGTCTTTGCCGTCGATACCGAACCGCACGAAGTGGTGCCGTTGCTGCCGGTTTCGGTGGTCGGTTCGCTGCGGCAGAAAATTCTGGACATTCAGTCGATGGGCGGCGGCATCTTCGTTTATACCGGTCTGCTGGAGGCGATCAAGACGGTGTCCGGGGCGAACAGCGGCACCCGCCATATCATTTTATTCGCCGATGCGGCCGATGCCGAGGAACCGGGCAATTACCAGGAGCTGCTGTTTCAATGCACGCAGGCCGGGATGACGGTCAGCGTCATCGGGTTGGGCAAAGATACCGACAGCGATGCGGCGTTTCTGCAGGATGTCGCCGCCCGCGGCGGCGGCCGCTGTTTTTTCACCGACCGGGCCGATGAATTGCCCCGGCTGTTCGCGCTGGACACCATCGTCGTGGCGCGCAATACTTTCGTCGAAGAGCCGACTGCGGTGAAATTGACCGGGGCGATCCGGACCCTGCGGCCGGCCGGTTTCGGCGAGAGCTTTTCCGTCGACGGCTACAACCTCTGTTATCTGCGGCCGGGCGCCCAGCTCGGCATCGTCACCGAGGACAGTTATCAGGCGCCGATTCTGGCCTGGTGGCAGGTGGGGCTCGGCCGGGCGGCCGCTTTTACCGGGGAGGTGGACGGCAAATATTCCGCCTCGTTCGTCCAGTGGCCGGCGGCCGGCGAATTGCTGACCTCGGTGGCGGATTACATTGCCGATTATCGCTCCGGCGGTCTGCCGGACAATATGCTTTTGACCCAGCGGACCGAGGGCGGCGTCCAGCATATCCGGCTGTTGCTCGACCCGGAACGGCACAGCGATTCCTTCCGGAAGCTGCCGGAGGTCGTGGTGATGCGCGGCGACGGCGAGCGGCCGGTCAGCAGCAGCCGGTTGACGATGCAATGGCTGGACCCGGATACGCTGGCGGTCGATGTGCCGCTTTCCGGCCGGGAGACGACGCTGGCGACCGTATTGATCGAGAATGTGCCGCCGCAGACGCTGCCGCCGGTGATTCTGCCCTATTCGCCGGAGTATCGGCCGCTGGACAAGGCGGATTTCAAGGCGAGTCTGGAGTCGCTTTGCCGGCTGACCGGCGGGATTGAACGGCTGGATCTGGACCGGATCTGGGACGATCTGCCGAGCCGCGGCCGGGTGCGGTCGTGGCGCTCCTGGTTGCTGGCGGCGGCAATTCTGGTGTTGCTGCTGGAGGTGCTGGAACGGCGTTTGGGGGTATTCGGCATGTTGCACCATTGGTGGAAGCGTTCGAAAGCGGCGGTGACGCCCAAAACGCCGGCACCGCGGCGCGATCCGGAGCAGAGCGGCACGGAGATGTCGGCGATGCTGAAACAGGCGCACCGCCGTCATAAGATCCTGGCCAAACGGGAGGCCAAAGTGCCGCCGGCGAAAAAAACGCCGGCGTCGGAACCGGAGGCCAGGAAAACTGTCCCGCCCGCCGCCGGGAAGGAGAATGCACTGCTGGATGCGATGAAAAAGGTGAAAAAATCCGGCAAATGA
- the pyk gene encoding pyruvate kinase, giving the protein MKRTKIVATISTMNCEVDFLRRLHAAGMDVARLNTAHMSLEDAALMVNNIRQVSDDIAIMIDTKGPNIRTCNLNDPLPVAKEAVVDVSSGTVAPGSGFQVNYNKFVDEIPAGSRIMIDDGEVELIVDRKVGRVLKCRALNDGTIRNHKSVNVPGVEMNMPALTARDREFIDFAIENKLDFIAHSFVRSRDDVMAVQSILDTSDSPIGIIAKIENRQGVNNLSSILDVAYGVMVARGDLGIEIPLEEIPLIQKHMIYECMRRRKPVITATQMLQSMENNPRPTRAEVSDVANAVFDGSDAVMLSGETAQGRYPVESVAMMTRILLETERTASKLFARIDEIEAPRDAVSAYLVKTALQSPSKLPIRAIICNTATGRSPRMCAAYRGSVPIYAFSYNPGVVRQLTLSYGVCPLHRDYQENFTDLVQVPVKRLLEDKKIDRDDLVVFLGRHSLTDQSSDFCSIVRPRELAIDEKEQ; this is encoded by the coding sequence ATGAAACGAACCAAGATCGTCGCGACCATTTCGACGATGAACTGCGAAGTGGATTTTCTGCGCCGCTTGCACGCGGCCGGCATGGATGTCGCCCGTTTGAATACCGCCCATATGAGTTTGGAAGATGCCGCGCTGATGGTCAACAACATCCGGCAGGTTTCCGACGATATCGCCATCATGATCGATACCAAGGGGCCGAATATCCGGACCTGCAATTTGAACGATCCGCTGCCGGTGGCCAAAGAGGCCGTCGTCGACGTCTCCTCCGGTACGGTGGCGCCCGGCAGCGGCTTTCAGGTCAACTACAACAAATTCGTCGACGAAATTCCCGCCGGCAGCCGGATCATGATCGACGACGGCGAGGTGGAGTTGATCGTCGACCGCAAGGTCGGTCGGGTGCTGAAATGCCGGGCGCTCAACGACGGCACAATCCGCAATCATAAATCGGTCAATGTGCCCGGCGTCGAGATGAACATGCCGGCCCTGACCGCCCGCGACCGGGAATTCATCGATTTCGCCATCGAAAACAAACTGGACTTCATCGCCCACTCCTTCGTCCGCAGCCGTGACGACGTCATGGCGGTACAGAGCATTCTCGACACCAGCGACAGCCCGATCGGCATTATCGCCAAGATCGAAAACCGCCAGGGCGTCAATAATTTGAGCTCGATCCTCGACGTCGCTTACGGCGTGATGGTGGCGCGGGGCGATTTGGGCATCGAGATTCCGCTTGAGGAAATTCCGTTGATTCAGAAGCATATGATTTACGAATGCATGCGCCGCCGCAAACCGGTGATCACCGCGACGCAGATGCTGCAGAGCATGGAGAACAATCCGCGGCCGACCCGGGCGGAGGTCAGCGATGTCGCCAACGCCGTGTTCGACGGCAGCGACGCGGTGATGCTCAGCGGCGAAACGGCGCAGGGCAGATATCCGGTCGAATCGGTGGCGATGATGACCCGGATTCTGCTGGAAACGGAACGGACCGCCAGTAAGCTGTTCGCCCGCATCGATGAAATTGAAGCGCCGCGCGACGCGGTCAGCGCCTATCTGGTCAAGACGGCGCTGCAATCGCCGTCGAAACTGCCGATCCGGGCGATCATCTGCAATACGGCGACCGGCCGGTCGCCGCGGATGTGCGCGGCCTATCGCGGTTCGGTGCCGATTTACGCCTTCAGCTACAATCCCGGCGTGGTGCGCCAGTTGACGCTGAGCTACGGGGTCTGTCCGCTGCATCGCGATTACCAGGAGAATTTCACCGACCTGGTGCAGGTGCCGGTGAAACGGCTGCTCGAAGACAAAAAAATCGATCGGGACGATCTGGTGGTGTTCCTCGGGCGCCACTCGCTGACCGATCAGAGTTCGGATTTCTGCAGCATTGTCCGGCCGCGCGAACTGGCCATTGACGAAAAAGAACAATAA
- a CDS encoding glycosyltransferase family 2 protein codes for MKLSIITVVWNAVSTIEQTICSVLEQRCRADVEYLIIDGGSTDGTLEVIDRYRDRLARVVSEPDDGLYDAMNKGIRLATGDVIGIINADDYYLPGAFQTVEDALAGRALDRVIFWGDVQYEKLGRVKGFRPRQRRIGAFAPHPSMFCPKAVYERIGVYDTKLKLLADYDFMYRAVNYYRLQIVYCPVLIAFFREGGLADSNIRHCLLDELTVKLRYGQHRWWAVLLYRLKLLKNYFRIRRSEPERSKQKG; via the coding sequence GTGAAGTTGTCGATCATTACTGTCGTCTGGAATGCGGTTTCTACCATTGAGCAGACGATTTGTTCGGTGCTGGAGCAGCGATGCCGGGCGGACGTGGAATATCTGATCATCGACGGCGGTTCGACCGACGGTACTTTGGAGGTCATTGACCGTTATCGCGACCGGCTGGCCCGGGTGGTCAGCGAACCGGATGACGGATTGTACGATGCGATGAACAAGGGCATCCGGCTGGCGACCGGCGATGTCATCGGTATCATCAACGCCGACGACTATTATTTGCCCGGAGCTTTTCAGACTGTGGAGGATGCTCTGGCCGGCCGGGCGCTCGACCGGGTCATCTTCTGGGGTGATGTCCAATACGAAAAGCTGGGGCGGGTGAAAGGATTCCGGCCGCGGCAGCGCCGGATCGGCGCCTTTGCTCCGCATCCTTCGATGTTCTGTCCGAAAGCGGTCTACGAACGGATCGGCGTTTATGATACCAAACTCAAATTGCTGGCCGACTATGACTTCATGTACCGCGCCGTCAATTATTATCGTCTGCAGATCGTCTATTGCCCGGTATTGATCGCATTTTTCCGTGAAGGCGGCCTGGCCGACAGCAACATCCGACACTGTCTGCTGGATGAATTGACGGTAAAACTGCGCTACGGCCAGCACCGCTGGTGGGCGGTATTGCTGTACCGGCTGAAATTGTTGAAAAATTATTTCCGCATCCGCCGATCGGAGCCGGAGCGGTCAAAACAGAAAGGATGA
- a CDS encoding BatA domain-containing protein, with protein MIFWADKGWLLLLATLLLLLVIYYLFRRSKAQPVSGLFLWRNQLKSQRSGFKLSRLPLPLNFFLEALVILLLVLAAALPLLPRNSAAAPLTLVLDNSYSMQRRLSDRGTVRDRAEQEVTQLIKAHGNRRIRLLLAGSTVRNLGEFIEPQIALNAVRHYWTADEVRAELAEAMALARKFDREQQELWVFTDAPPVGSDLPNNLHFRALGAAAPNLALVNAARLDRPEGGRVMAVVANIASAAQATSLIVSFPNRPTAPPLKHDLELQPGELRKLTLDLPAGSGEIQLQLTTEDALPFDNAIRLLPEERPQLKVEVDVPESPLRRQLLEALASTGLTELVDADAELVITVDPQRMRSADGSIFYINTEGKAQVLAAPFTVNRNHPLTDGLDLTGVIWGGVQDCSLPGIPLVMGGKTPLLSVVNVDNNQFEVFANLQSNTSTLAETPAWPVLIYNLVDTVQSRRPGAVRNNFRSGENIRLTFPPQMAEARLEYADGEVERFTVVGGALELTELPIGRYAWLDADGKPWWTIQVNALNFNESDLREKTTGNWQGEMLPAMLQRNYWNISFIFILAALAVLALHQYLNRKGRA; from the coding sequence ATGATATTCTGGGCGGATAAAGGGTGGCTGCTGTTGCTGGCGACGCTGCTGTTGTTATTGGTCATTTATTATTTGTTCCGGCGGTCGAAGGCGCAGCCGGTTTCCGGGTTGTTCCTGTGGCGCAATCAGTTGAAATCGCAGCGCAGCGGCTTCAAACTGAGCCGGCTGCCGCTGCCGTTGAATTTTTTCCTGGAAGCCTTGGTGATTCTCCTGCTGGTGCTGGCGGCGGCTCTGCCGTTGTTGCCGCGCAACAGTGCGGCGGCGCCGCTGACCCTGGTGCTGGACAATTCCTATTCGATGCAGCGCCGGCTGTCGGACCGCGGGACGGTCCGGGACCGGGCGGAACAGGAGGTGACCCAGTTGATCAAGGCGCACGGCAACCGGCGCATCCGGTTGCTGCTGGCCGGTTCGACGGTGCGGAATCTCGGCGAATTCATCGAACCGCAGATCGCCTTGAACGCCGTCCGGCATTATTGGACTGCCGATGAAGTGCGCGCCGAATTGGCTGAAGCGATGGCGCTGGCCCGGAAATTCGACCGGGAACAGCAGGAACTCTGGGTTTTTACCGATGCGCCGCCAGTCGGCAGCGATCTGCCGAACAATCTGCATTTCCGGGCGCTCGGCGCCGCCGCGCCCAATCTGGCGCTGGTCAATGCCGCCCGGCTCGACCGTCCGGAAGGCGGCCGGGTGATGGCGGTGGTGGCCAATATCGCTTCGGCCGCGCAGGCGACGTCGCTGATCGTCAGTTTTCCGAACCGGCCGACGGCGCCGCCGTTGAAGCATGATCTGGAGCTGCAGCCGGGTGAACTGCGCAAGTTGACGCTGGATTTGCCGGCCGGCAGCGGCGAAATCCAATTGCAGTTGACGACCGAAGACGCATTGCCGTTCGACAATGCCATCCGGTTGCTGCCGGAAGAGCGGCCGCAGTTGAAAGTGGAAGTGGATGTCCCGGAGTCGCCGTTGCGGCGGCAGTTGCTGGAAGCGCTGGCCAGCACCGGTTTGACGGAACTGGTCGATGCGGACGCCGAGCTGGTGATCACCGTCGATCCGCAGCGGATGCGTTCCGCCGACGGCAGTATTTTTTATATCAACACCGAAGGAAAGGCGCAGGTGCTGGCCGCTCCGTTCACCGTCAACCGCAACCATCCGTTGACCGACGGGCTGGATTTGACCGGTGTCATCTGGGGCGGCGTCCAGGACTGTTCGCTGCCGGGAATTCCGTTGGTGATGGGCGGCAAAACGCCGTTGCTGAGCGTGGTCAATGTCGACAACAATCAGTTTGAAGTGTTCGCCAATCTCCAGAGCAACACTTCGACGCTGGCGGAGACGCCCGCCTGGCCGGTGCTGATTTACAACCTGGTCGATACCGTGCAGTCCCGGCGGCCCGGCGCGGTGCGGAACAATTTCCGCAGCGGTGAAAATATCCGCCTGACCTTTCCGCCGCAGATGGCCGAGGCGAGGCTGGAGTACGCCGACGGCGAAGTCGAGCGTTTTACCGTGGTCGGCGGCGCGCTCGAATTGACCGAGCTGCCGATCGGCCGCTACGCCTGGCTGGATGCCGACGGCAAGCCGTGGTGGACCATCCAGGTCAATGCGTTGAATTTCAACGAGTCGGATTTGCGGGAAAAGACGACCGGCAACTGGCAGGGGGAAATGTTGCCGGCGATGCTGCAGCGCAACTATTGGAACATCAGTTTTATCTTCATACTGGCGGCGTTGGCGGTGCTGGCGCTGCACCAGTATCTGAACCGGAAGGGCAGAGCATGA
- a CDS encoding DUF4091 domain-containing protein yields MKIDGRRFYRAALFLLAVIFTANVWADNLLDNGDFREGKNHWQDYFNGADLHSRDGIHFVRMTNPTGSGIYGLYQDVVFDEPYQATLRLSGRTRQHGPVRFGPDFPFYYGCRLDCELIDGSSFSELDLAIRPAEQAGWQTFAKEWQPPLPVKKVRVYVLFWNLSGEVDFTDLALETPPPRFVYCQAAANLFGPGSLEVRAYSPEAADWRAELLQGTKVLAASQGSGPVRLSLPADPERAGLTEYQLRLTGSNPQGALQFTESQTVHPVPASRPAPSFIAWLQNSMRRVYPSSLPDSADPAAGRLLAAGNEYESFQVALLAAPGRAPEPVRVEITAPADDAGNSLPPDCVKTYQVACVPVPRQLLHPAETESIPDWSPDVLLEPESLSLEPGWAQSLWVCCHIPAGTPAGNYHGTVKLSDGDTAIEIPFSIAVQPFTLPARPSFRTAFFNLSRFADHAYYRTLYPTLDFAALDARQDQFFIDHRLSPVFFWDHVPDFRQDIEPWLDEINAFCLASLSTFAPEVSGEPPSQAALEHFKRQLQEKVGPLIEQCRTAGILERGFFYGFDEMSRDKFPAIQAYIAAARELYPQIPFVSTLRCALTAEAARAVGVDELVVFWPRCRRDQIEPMQAAGVPVWGYVMASLPDQFPQFNLHSPLLESRSIFWQCWNEQLAGLLYWGVNIWSGTSLTDRNPPGRRNDRPVRHGDGPRINWYVNNNVADFLHGDGRLSYPGPDGEALDSVRLMNIRDGLEDYEYLKLHAERFGEARTRQLVKAVTTDIDEFTRDPAVLRRIRAEIAAELNQ; encoded by the coding sequence ATGAAAATCGACGGACGGCGTTTCTACCGGGCGGCTCTGTTCTTGCTCGCGGTGATTTTCACCGCCAATGTCTGGGCGGACAATCTGCTTGACAACGGCGATTTCCGGGAGGGTAAAAACCACTGGCAGGATTATTTCAACGGCGCCGACCTCCATTCCCGGGACGGCATTCATTTTGTCCGGATGACCAATCCGACCGGCTCCGGCATTTACGGCCTCTATCAGGATGTCGTTTTCGACGAACCTTATCAGGCCACCTTACGGCTCTCCGGCCGGACCCGCCAACACGGACCGGTCCGTTTCGGGCCGGATTTTCCTTTCTACTACGGCTGCCGTCTCGACTGCGAACTGATCGACGGCAGTTCATTCAGCGAACTGGACCTCGCCATCCGGCCGGCGGAACAAGCCGGCTGGCAGACCTTTGCCAAGGAGTGGCAGCCGCCGCTGCCGGTCAAAAAAGTCCGGGTGTACGTGCTCTTCTGGAATCTGTCCGGCGAAGTGGATTTCACCGATCTGGCGCTGGAAACGCCGCCGCCGCGTTTCGTTTACTGCCAGGCGGCCGCCAACCTCTTCGGCCCCGGTTCCCTGGAGGTGCGCGCCTATTCGCCCGAAGCGGCCGACTGGCGCGCCGAGCTGCTCCAGGGGACAAAAGTCCTGGCCGCCAGCCAGGGCAGCGGGCCGGTTCGCCTGTCGCTGCCGGCCGATCCGGAACGGGCCGGATTGACGGAATATCAATTGCGCCTGACCGGCAGCAATCCGCAGGGCGCTCTCCAGTTCACCGAATCGCAGACCGTTCACCCCGTCCCCGCCTCCCGGCCGGCTCCGTCCTTCATCGCCTGGCTGCAGAATTCGATGCGGCGGGTCTACCCGTCTTCGCTGCCGGATTCCGCCGATCCGGCCGCCGGACGGCTGCTGGCCGCCGGCAATGAATACGAATCCTTTCAGGTTGCGCTGCTGGCAGCCCCCGGCCGGGCACCAGAACCTGTCCGAGTCGAAATAACCGCTCCGGCCGATGATGCCGGCAATTCCCTGCCGCCGGATTGTGTCAAAACGTACCAGGTCGCCTGCGTACCGGTGCCGCGCCAACTGCTGCATCCGGCCGAAACCGAATCGATTCCGGACTGGTCGCCGGACGTTCTGCTGGAGCCGGAAAGCCTGTCGCTGGAACCGGGTTGGGCGCAGAGCCTCTGGGTCTGCTGTCACATCCCGGCCGGCACGCCGGCCGGCAACTATCACGGCACGGTCAAGTTGTCGGACGGCGATACGGCAATCGAAATCCCCTTCAGCATCGCCGTTCAGCCGTTCACGCTGCCGGCCCGTCCATCGTTCCGCACGGCATTCTTCAACTTGAGCCGTTTTGCCGACCACGCCTATTACCGGACCTTGTATCCAACCCTGGATTTCGCGGCCCTCGACGCCCGGCAGGACCAATTTTTCATCGACCACCGTCTGTCGCCGGTCTTTTTTTGGGATCACGTACCGGACTTCCGGCAGGACATTGAGCCCTGGCTTGATGAAATCAACGCATTCTGTCTGGCCTCCCTGTCGACCTTCGCGCCGGAAGTTTCGGGCGAACCGCCGAGTCAAGCGGCGCTGGAACACTTCAAACGGCAACTGCAGGAAAAAGTAGGTCCTTTGATCGAACAATGCCGGACAGCCGGCATTCTGGAGCGGGGATTCTTCTACGGCTTCGACGAAATGTCCCGCGATAAATTTCCGGCCATTCAAGCCTATATCGCCGCCGCCAGAGAGCTGTACCCGCAAATCCCGTTCGTCTCGACGCTGCGCTGCGCATTGACCGCCGAAGCGGCCCGGGCGGTCGGCGTCGATGAACTGGTCGTGTTCTGGCCCCGCTGCCGCCGCGACCAGATCGAACCGATGCAAGCGGCCGGAGTTCCGGTCTGGGGTTATGTGATGGCCAGTTTGCCGGACCAGTTTCCGCAATTCAACCTGCACAGCCCGCTGCTGGAAAGCCGGTCTATCTTCTGGCAGTGCTGGAATGAACAACTGGCCGGCCTGCTCTACTGGGGCGTCAACATCTGGTCCGGCACCAGCCTGACCGACCGGAACCCGCCGGGCCGGCGCAACGACCGACCGGTCCGGCACGGCGACGGCCCCCGAATCAACTGGTACGTCAACAACAATGTAGCGGATTTCCTGCACGGCGACGGACGGCTCAGTTATCCGGGCCCGGACGGCGAAGCGCTGGACTCCGTCCGGCTGATGAACATCCGCGACGGCCTGGAAGATTATGAATACCTCAAACTGCATGCCGAACGTTTCGGCGAAGCCAGGACCCGGCAGCTGGTGAAAGCGGTGACCACCGATATCGACGAATTTACCCGCGATCCGGCGGTATTGCGCCGCATCCGGGCGGAAATCGCCGCCGAACTGAACCAGTGA
- a CDS encoding LemA family protein → MLGVVLVIAAVAVIVGVCLWYIAVVNRFRVLLVKIEETDSGIEVALTKRYDLLTKMVALCRKYAEREAGALSSLVELRRGMDVNGRSLACRRMDEVSRQIAELVEAYPDLRSSANFKELQTAVRETEERLRAARRLYNGNVSVFNRLLATFPAGWVGGKLHLRPRAFFTAEEAEKANVEMAL, encoded by the coding sequence ATGTTGGGAGTGGTTTTGGTCATCGCTGCAGTGGCGGTAATCGTCGGCGTCTGCCTGTGGTACATCGCGGTGGTGAATCGTTTCCGGGTTTTGCTGGTCAAAATCGAGGAGACCGATTCCGGCATCGAGGTGGCGTTGACCAAACGTTACGATCTGTTGACGAAAATGGTCGCGCTATGCCGGAAATACGCCGAACGTGAGGCCGGAGCGTTGTCCAGCCTGGTCGAACTGCGGCGGGGAATGGATGTGAATGGCCGGAGCCTGGCCTGCCGGAGGATGGATGAAGTTTCCCGGCAGATTGCGGAATTGGTCGAGGCGTATCCGGATCTGCGTTCCAGCGCGAATTTCAAAGAGCTGCAAACGGCGGTCCGCGAGACGGAAGAACGGTTGCGGGCCGCCCGGCGGCTTTACAACGGCAATGTTTCCGTTTTCAATCGACTGCTGGCGACCTTTCCGGCCGGTTGGGTGGGCGGGAAACTGCATTTGCGGCCGCGGGCCTTCTTCACGGCGGAGGAGGCTGAAAAAGCGAATGTCGAAATGGCGCTTTGA
- a CDS encoding PH domain-containing protein: MLMIGETILEKNKLSWRNYWPALAGWGMLSLLAAAAVYAVLFLGIKLAVWLAAVWSLTALLPFLLLVLPFYYLQVCSNCYTITSQRIIARQGLLEKHIQEVRIVDIRSVNMHQSFWQRIFHIGDIFIGTAGTAEVEISMRGVGHPEAIVELINSKRIA, translated from the coding sequence ATGTTGATGATCGGGGAAACGATACTGGAAAAAAACAAATTGTCCTGGCGGAATTACTGGCCGGCGTTGGCCGGCTGGGGAATGTTGTCGCTGCTGGCCGCGGCGGCGGTATATGCCGTGCTTTTTCTGGGCATCAAACTGGCTGTCTGGCTGGCGGCGGTCTGGTCGCTGACCGCGCTGCTGCCGTTCCTGCTGCTGGTGTTGCCGTTCTATTATTTGCAGGTGTGCTCCAACTGCTACACGATCACCAGCCAGCGCATCATCGCCCGCCAGGGATTGCTGGAGAAGCATATTCAGGAGGTGCGGATCGTCGATATCCGTTCGGTGAATATGCATCAGAGCTTCTGGCAGCGTATCTTTCACATCGGCGATATCTTCATCGGCACCGCCGGCACGGCCGAGGTGGAAATCAGCATGCGCGGCGTCGGCCACCCGGAAGCGATCGTCGAATTGATCAATTCCAAACGGATTGCTTGA
- the rbr gene encoding rubrerythrin gives MAELKGTKTAQNLATAFAGESQARNKYTYFASVARKEGYEQIAAIFEATANNEKEHAKLWFQLLDGIGTTAENLEAAAAGENYEWTDMYKGFAEEAEAEGFGDIARMFKRVGEIEKRHEERYKALLAKVKDGRVFFDSEVKIWECRNCGHICVGTKAPEICPVCKHPKAYFEIEAKNY, from the coding sequence ATGGCTGAACTCAAAGGAACGAAGACGGCGCAGAATTTGGCAACCGCGTTTGCCGGCGAATCCCAGGCGCGCAACAAATACACTTATTTTGCCAGCGTGGCCCGCAAAGAGGGCTACGAGCAGATTGCCGCGATCTTCGAGGCGACCGCCAACAACGAGAAGGAACACGCCAAGCTGTGGTTCCAATTGCTGGACGGCATCGGCACGACGGCGGAAAATCTGGAAGCGGCCGCCGCCGGGGAAAATTATGAGTGGACCGATATGTACAAGGGCTTTGCCGAAGAGGCCGAAGCCGAAGGATTCGGCGACATCGCCCGGATGTTCAAACGGGTCGGCGAAATCGAGAAACGCCATGAAGAACGTTACAAGGCGCTGCTGGCCAAGGTGAAGGATGGCCGGGTTTTCTTCGATTCCGAAGTGAAAATCTGGGAATGCCGCAACTGCGGTCATATCTGCGTCGGCACCAAGGCGCCGGAAATCTGTCCGGTCTGTAAGCATCCGAAGGCTTATTTCGAGATCGAAGCGAAGAATTACTGA